The following coding sequences are from one Vulpes vulpes isolate BD-2025 chromosome 12, VulVul3, whole genome shotgun sequence window:
- the NATD1 gene encoding protein NATD1 isoform X1 has protein sequence MSRTRSQPVSMVDFGGCHDRAVLLYEYVGKRIVDLQHTEVPDAYRGRGIAKHLAKAALDFVVEEDLKAHLTCWYIQKYVKENPLPQYLERLQP, from the exons ATGTCTAGGACACGCAGCCAACCTGTGAGCATGGTGGACTTTGGAG GATGTCACGACCGGGCCGTCCTGCTCTACGAGTACGTGGGCAAGCGGATCGTGGACCTGCAGCACACCGAGGTCCCCGACGCCTACCGCGGGCGTGGCATTGCCAAGCACCTTGCTAAG GCTGCTCTGGACTTTGTAGTGGAGGAGGACCTGAAGGCCCATCTCACGTGCTGGTACATCCAGAAGTACGTCAAAGAGAACCCCCTGCCGCAGTACCTGGAGCGCCTGCAGCCGTAA
- the NATD1 gene encoding protein NATD1 isoform X2 translates to MAHSAAAVPLGALEQGCPIRVEHDRRRRQFTVRLNGCHDRAVLLYEYVGKRIVDLQHTEVPDAYRGRGIAKHLAKAALDFVVEEDLKAHLTCWYIQKYVKENPLPQYLERLQP, encoded by the exons ATGGCGCACTCGGCGGCCGCCGTGCCGCTGGGCGCGCTGGAGCAGGGCTGCCCCATCCGCGTGGAGCACGACCGCCGGCGCCGCCAGTTCACCGTCCGGCTCAACG GATGTCACGACCGGGCCGTCCTGCTCTACGAGTACGTGGGCAAGCGGATCGTGGACCTGCAGCACACCGAGGTCCCCGACGCCTACCGCGGGCGTGGCATTGCCAAGCACCTTGCTAAG GCTGCTCTGGACTTTGTAGTGGAGGAGGACCTGAAGGCCCATCTCACGTGCTGGTACATCCAGAAGTACGTCAAAGAGAACCCCCTGCCGCAGTACCTGGAGCGCCTGCAGCCGTAA